The following DNA comes from Augochlora pura isolate Apur16 chromosome 6, APUR_v2.2.1, whole genome shotgun sequence.
AACATAAACCTGGGCGTAGTTGAAATCGATCATCGCGCCATCAACAGAATTTCGCGGGGAAAACACGTCGCGGAGATCTCTCGGTTAAGCCGGAGCCTAATAAAAAGTGAAtgtaattttgttagaaaattaaCGTTACGTTGTCAAATATTATCATGGTGTTACGAGACCTGTTGTTTCTATGTAATGGTTTTACGGAtgataaatttcattgttgATACGAAAACAAACGAGAGATGTGTCTAGATGTTGCATCTCAATTCTATTGAGCTTTGTTTTGTTAATACACGTTTGCCGATTAACAAATGCAGGCGCGATGTTTACATTGGCGCTGATGGAAATAATAAGAGCCCGTTGATTCCTAATGATATCATTGTTTAGTGCTGTTAATGGTGAGTTAGCCATTCCTCCAACCGTGAACACACGCACCGGCTGTGAGCGAATGTAATTGAAGCACGTTTGTATACCGAGCAATTTATAGTGCGTGATTCCCGTGGGAAATCCGGCTGAAATAGTGTATTCGATCGTCAAAGTTCCGCCGCCCGGGAAGGGCCGTCAGAACGCGTGCTCAAATTCAAATATGCAAGCAGCAGTTACGTAGGCTGTAAGAGGGGGCGGCGGGTCAACGGCGAGCTCAcctgaaatattaaagcatTGTTACTCTCGTCGTTATCGCTTCTAATATTCCGaggaattgttataaaaaaaaaaaaaacgtcaACGGTTTTTAATTGCCGCATTGTTTCATTATAACTGTTGAATAAGCTGCAACGTTGACTTCGTGATGTAATATTGGATTTTTAGCCGATATTCGCATACGTTACATTGTTACTATTATAGTTGTATACTACGTATTTTCCGGCGTATATCTGTCTTCTTGTTGGAATCGGTATTGCGGTCAGCTTTTTGACGAACGTAGTAGTAGACTCTGATCTATATCGATCGACGGTTAGTCGCGATACACGAGTGTCAAAATCGATACCGGCCGTACGACTAACGTGCGACACGTCGCGAGGGTCTCGCCTTTCGTAAAGCCGAGGTTCGGTTGAAAGCGGGGCCGAGAGCGTTTATTGCTGATACAACGGAAATCCACGATCGATATTGACGATGTTTAAATGCTGTGTGGGTAACAAGACCCCGAAGAAGGAGAAGCTGGGCGGCGAGGTGACGAAGCGAAGTCAGAAAGCGGGCGACTCGCAGATAGTTCCCATCGATTCGACGACGGTAGACGGTAACGGACAGATCGGAAGGGGCGAAAAGTTGAACGGCGACGTGCAGAGATCGGAGAAAGTTTCCCCGTCGATGGAGAATTGCCCGGCGGAAccgatcgtcgacgatctGACTGTGAAGAGTCCGCTGCCATCCGGTAAACGCGACGAAGTCAATGATTCGGTTAGATCGAGGAACGATTCGATGGTGGAATCGGGCGGCAAGAACTGCGACGATGTCGAAAATGGGGACGACGGTCGTACGAAAGAGCAGACGATAAGACGAGCAAGTGAAATCAAGGATGAAAGTGGAAACGGAGAAGTAGATGCGAGTGACAATGTTAGCGTGAGCGGCGGTGTCGAGGGTGGGGGTGGGTTGTTGGCGGTTATACTAAATTCCGGCGTTTCTAATACCGTCAAAACGAATCTTTACGATTCGACCACCGCGTACATCGAGAGAACGATCGACGATGGACCGGAAGAGGAAGGCGACGATTCGGTATTCGAAGCTTGTCCGAACGACAACTCCACGAATAATAAACCACCGCCAGGTACACATTTTCACTTATGCAACGTTTACCGTCAGTTTTCGTAACTACTTCGGACGCGAAATTCTCTTAGCATTATTTTATCACCTGTTTTACCCTCgactgttacattatttttgttagattGCGTTGTACAATTCATCGGTAGTGCGGCAACCAGTTAACTGTTTTTGACGGCGACGTGTTTCTGTCACGGCAGTATACTCGTCATCTGTGAAATTTTTGCTGTTcaaatgcaaattaaaatatataaaatggttTGAATATTCGAAGGCCGTAACGAAATAAATCAGACAAAGAgcaagattattattattattattattattacgaaagAACTGTGTATGGTGTCTACGTTAGCTAGTATTTGTTTGCGCCATAGTTTTTTTAAGGTACACAGTTTTTAGAGGTCgcaacagctaactggttgAAAGCATAATTTGCTCCGAAGTGAAATGGAATTCGTTGGAGTttgtgttttattataatattttctgaagGGAAACGATAGGTAAAATTCCGAAGCACGTTCCATAAACTATTcttgtgtattttatttttattgggtCGATTTTTATCTTCGTCACCCCACTTTGGAATTCGCTTCTATCAATAATGTATCAACCCTCCAAAGCGGCGTCTTCTTCGATTTAacttttactgtattttcactgtaaaaattgtatttaatccGTTAACCGGGGAAATAGGTATCAGCGAATTTTACCGGTGCTGGAATCAATTCTAACTGGAATTCATTTGTTTAGCTCGCAGTGAGAGCAAAATCCCATCATTCGAatacaaatgttttatacCTAAACGATCTATCCGGAAAATGCTGTGCCACGAGTCACGAGTAAACAGCGTCAGCGATGCGTTCTGATCAATCGGAGACAAAAGGTGCCGCGGGGATATTGATACGTGTGCCAACGCggtgataataaaaaaaaacgatgtATCGATTTTTTCAACGTATTGTATGACGTCTATACGATTTCGTATAGAATCAGCGCCGTTCTATACGCGTTgtagatatacatatttttgaataatgaaGTGACTCGCTGCAGCGTGTTGCGGAATCAATCATTGTCCTGACGGCGAGTTGGCTCGGTTAGCGGGCTGTTAAAGTATTCCTTGgcgacgagttaactcgtccgGCGCGTTGCAGAAGACATATTCCAGTGACGTGTTGATACGTATTCCCCGGTTAATAGGATATCGAGGAAACTCTGTGTGATAAAATGTCAATTTTAAGATGTACGATGCACAGCTTCGTCAGTGCCTCGATGGCTGTCGGAAGAGGACGACGGCGAACATGATTCGGAAGAGTGCAGCGGAATGCAAGAACCACCCGCGACGCCAGTTGCCCGCGACGAGCTAGCCTTAAGGCGTCACAGATTCTTCTCCGATTTATTACAAGCCGCGCAAAACGCGACCGAGCACAGAGTGAGGTTCGACCCCCTAGGACCGATGGTGCACACTGGTTAGGGTTCACCCTAAATCCATTTCTTACtttgtatgatttttattgattgcattctttttttttgtaatttcaaacGTTCGTTTCCAATACATTGCATTTGTTTCTTATGATctgttttatcttttttttttaaggagaCACCCGATAGACGGTCATAATGGTAATAGCTGTCCATTCCGCTTATATGTTGCAAGTCTGAAGAAACAAGtcttcttaaaaaaaaaaaaacaaaaacagatCGTAACACTGTTAATATAACGTAGTGTCGTGTATTGTCCACGCGCAACAataccttaatatttttttattttctttatactaTGCGACACCAATCGGTGACTTACATGATTATGGTGACCATCGCTGTTTTGTAGAACTGTATGTCTCAATCATAATCTCATAGTTGTTAGTTAagtttatttttgcaattcgatcgaatgttatattattgctTTCGATAacttgaaattatgaaaagaattattaatatgtatgcCGATGTGTAGCAAAGCTGAAGGCACCATAATGTGATCGAACTTGAGCACAAGTTTAAAATATGAACGGTCATAAATATCTTACAGATCGTAGTAACTTTGAAATACACGTGACGTATAATGTGTGGTACAATGTATATCCGAGATGAAGGTACATGTACCGGCGTCGGGAAACATTCTCCATTCTCAAGTTTATACAGGAGCATTCTCGCGTTTATCACAAGTTTTCAGGCTTTAACGCATTGTCTCGAACTTggttcgttctatttttatcgttcgacCTATTTACCTTTCAATCGgttgtaatatttaacgagCTCCATATAGCGTGAAACACTATTTTCGATCAAGGAATTATAATTGTGAGAATTGATCGACGTaatgattcttttatttatttatgatacatttgttgaatttattattgcaatgcaatttctgaaataatatttacggaGAGctgagaatattaaaatgtttgttaCTTATTTGCGTCGATGCGATTTCATTGTCGTTAAATAATCGTTGGAATTACCGTGAAAAATCCGCTGGACGAAATAGCGCCTCTGCCCACACTGGGTATTATAACGCTGACGGTTGCGATTCAGTTTTCACAGATTTCCTAAGAATAGGCCGGCGTGTACACGGCGTTGAATAACATTAGGATCGCGGTTTAGTTCTTCACCAGCTTCTGAAAAGTCGAGTTGCCGCGGACCGCGATCGtttcatttgtaaaaataatcctcggtaaattagattaaatacTTAAAACGGAGAGCGATTTTAACTTTGTTTTATGTCGAGTTCGATGGACGCGGGAACTATTGTTTCGGTTTATTGTTGTTTCAAAATCGATCGTTTGTCTCGTCTGCTCATTAAACGAAGACGCTGGAATTTAGAAATATCGAATGTTACTTCGATCGTATTTGCGCAAATAatgtactaaaatatttttagtgatTCGATGGAAACAcagatttatttctattactcATGCTTGCAACATAATGATCTAATGGCTGTGGATGTTGCTCCAACTATTTATACActcattctatatttaatattacatttcataaaCGCGAACTATCtggaatatatttctttagcttcaaaataattctacattGTGGTTGTTACTAGAACgtgatattttatgtaaaataaaaattgcttgcaTTGATCGCAAGATGTGGGCATTTATTTCTGTACTTAGCCATTTTACTAGGTGAAACGTGATACAACGGTATTCTTAATAGTTCTCATTGGCATTTAATAAAtgtgtttaaatatcgcgttaattttcgaagggaatTCCTCGAAAGCGATACTAAATTTATCGGATTCTGAGTTTTTGCCTGGGAACGCTCGGAGTCACGACCCCGGTCGAAAAACACTTCGAACCGGCGGCCGTTGAGACTCGGCGACCTCGGCAACAACGAACGATAATAGAGTCAAAATCGAAATCGGAACGTTATACAGAGGACAAAGCAAATTTTAACGGACTTCGGAAAAATTTGCATGGTAACCgggtatagagagagagagaatcggcAAGTTAGAACGGTTACGCTAACTTCCCGAATATAGCCGATGAAGCGCGACGGGGCCCGAAGTATTTTTCGAAGGCACCTCCGCTCTTCGAGCATACAGATTTTGTGCTGTGACCTCGTACGAGACACATCGATCGTTTTGTCGTGTGCCATCGTGTGCTTTCGTGTGACGAAAAGGAAAGAGGTTTAACCAGAAGCGGTTTCTTCTGGACGCAGACAAGATTCGAGCTTTCGGTAAGGTTAAGAGTTCAAATGTGTTTTACATTTGCGCGTTTTCTACCGAAAAGCGACTCTAGTTGTGCTGTGCTTTCTCCAGCGCAATTAGAGAGATTAGAGCCTACACCCTCCGCTCGGCCTGCACTATTGCTGTGCTCGAGCTGTGAGTTTGTAGCGCATTAACAGAGCATTCAGGTGATACGCGAATCTTCCGAGTTCGGCGCGTCCTGTACTGTTACAGTGCACGAGTCGAACGTTCGGGTCGCAACAATCTTTTCCTGACTCGCTAGACAGTTGAGCTCGATTAGAGCGACTGTCTTGCATTTCTGTTTGTAGTATACGGCGTACGGCGAGGACCTACGATTGATTGGCCTCGTCGAACGGTTTCTCTTGGGCGGATCACACCGAGGGTCAACCTCGCTAGCAAGATGCAGGAGGTGCACGCCCTGCACTTGTCTAGCGGTCGAGCTCCGGCGGGTACTAAACTTCGCTCAACGGGATCGTTTGGGGTAGGTCTGGATGCTGCAGATCCCTGTGGCCCCCCACTCCCCGTTGCTCCTCGAGACCCGTGCATCTCGAAAATAGGAGTGAGAGTTTCGATTGGGGATTCTTAACGTCGTATCGCTCGTGGAACAGATCTGCTGGAGATTTACGACCTCCAGTGGACGAGTGCCGAGCAGAAATGTATCTCTCTAGCCAGGACTGCCCGCAGATTCGCTGGATGATTCCGAATCTGCGTAGAGCGGCCGTTTGTGGATAGTCGGACATGACCGACGGGACATCGGCCGTCCTGGGCTACAGAGGGTGAGACCGTGGTATCGGAAACTCACGTACGATTCCACGCGCTCGTCACTGGATGCATTCCTTGGCTTTCAAAGGAGCATCAGTGCGACCGAAATTGGCTCACTCAGGACGGATTCACGACTGAGTGGCCCCCTTCTCGCTGGAGCACGCGTTTTGCTGTTGCCCAGCTGAGTTGGGACAACAAATAGCTGATTGAcagctttattaattttgttggtGGTTCCGgccaatatttcttatttttcagaaCCCGGACGCAACCCACGCATCGTGCTGCGCCTGGTCCCAGCCGACCGCACCCGACGAAGCGAGCGAAACGACAACACGCAGGAGATCGCCCTGTAGAAGCGTCGAAATAAATCGCTGGGTTGCTTTTTCCACCAACTGGAGTAGATTTTGTTCAAGACCTTTTCACGCTCTCCTATCCCTCGGTACCGACAATCCGTTAGAGTCACGGTCAGCCGATCTTCTAacaaaatgcataaaatccgtaataGCATGTTGTGttctgataaaataattatgtgatTCGCTCTTAAATTTTACGAGCActaagaaatacaattttcattctctctGCATGCATTCTTTAACACTTCATGGGATGTAAATGATTTATATGCCGTTATATAAGGATGGTTTTCATTATCTcttaatagcatttttatctCTATGCATTGACTGGTTcaatttgtattacattaaaGGCTGCGACTCTAGCGATAAGGAGGATCATTTAGAAGAACTAGTAAATCGATTGGAAAGCGTCACCAAACGATTAGAAAACGTGCGACATCATCCGTTAGCTGAAACTCAAGATACTGCTGTTCAGACGAACACTCCTTCGCCGAGGAGGTCTAAACCAGTCGAGAACGGTACGTCGGTACAGTCTGCCTCGCCTGTTCAGTCACCTGCGAAATCAgcatcaataaaaattgaaagcatGTCGGTCGCTGGCTACGAAGATATTCTGGCTGGACCTGTCAGAGAATACTTGCAGTTGAGTAATAAAATTGGCGGAGATGTGGCAGCTCACAGCAAGCTTGTAGAAGCAGCATTTCAGTAAGTAGTTTCGTATTGAACAGCGATATCGTTTCAAAGTTTCTAtagacgaataaaattgatcaaataaatcttttgCTTTTCTT
Coding sequences within:
- the Capt gene encoding adenylyl cyclase-associated protein 1 isoform X2; its protein translation is MFKCCVGNKTPKKEKLGGEVTKRSQKAGDSQIVPIDSTTVDGNGQIGRGEKLNGDVQRSEKVSPSMENCPAEPIVDDLTVKSPLPSGKRDEVNDSVRSRNDSMVESGGKNCDDVENGDDGRTKEQTIRRASEIKDESGNGEVDASDNVSVSGGVEGGGGLLAVILNSGVSNTVKTNLYDSTTAYIERTIDDGPEEEGDDSVFEACPNDNSTNNKPPPASSVPRWLSEEDDGEHDSEECSGMQEPPATPVARDELALRRHRFFSDLLQAAQNATEHRVRFDPLGPMVHTGCDSSDKEDHLEELVNRLESVTKRLENVRHHPLAETQDTAVQTNTPSPRRSKPVENGTSVQSASPVQSPAKSASIKIESMSVAGYEDILAGPVREYLQLSNKIGGDVAAHSKLVEAAFQIQLDFIQTAATRPEPANQVEQVNILSRTATQIEQIQSFREKNRASPFFNHLSAISESIPALGWVVVTPAPAPFVKEMNNAGQFYTNRVLKDWKEKDKVHAEWCKAWVQTLTDLQQYIKQHHTTGLVWAKSGSAPAGIPPPPPPCMPSIGDVAPIGIGDDRSALFAEINQGEAITKNLKKVTSDMQTHKNPSLRTGPAPFKAPVVGNAIPTKIVPPANAPIDKPPVFTKDGKKWLIEYHKGNKDLLVENVEMNNVIYMFRCQDSTLVVKGKVNSVVMDSCRKSSVVFDSLVSSIEFVNCQSVQMQVLGKVPTISIDKTDGCQMYLSSESMEVELISSKSSEMNVMVPKGNGDYVEYPVPEQFKTTVSPKGLSTIAVDSLG
- the Capt gene encoding adenylyl cyclase-associated protein 1 isoform X1, with the protein product MFKCCVGNKTPKKEKLGGEVTKRSQKAGDSQIVPIDSTTVDGNGQIGRGEKLNGDVQRSEKVSPSMENCPAEPIVDDLTVKSPLPSGKRDEVNDSVRSRNDSMVESGGKNCDDVENGDDGRTKEQTIRRASEIKDESGNGEVDASDNVSVSGGVEGGGGLLAVILNSGVSNTVKTNLYDSTTAYIERTIDDGPEEEGDDSVFEACPNDNSTNNKPPPDVRCTASSVPRWLSEEDDGEHDSEECSGMQEPPATPVARDELALRRHRFFSDLLQAAQNATEHRVRFDPLGPMVHTGCDSSDKEDHLEELVNRLESVTKRLENVRHHPLAETQDTAVQTNTPSPRRSKPVENGTSVQSASPVQSPAKSASIKIESMSVAGYEDILAGPVREYLQLSNKIGGDVAAHSKLVEAAFQIQLDFIQTAATRPEPANQVEQVNILSRTATQIEQIQSFREKNRASPFFNHLSAISESIPALGWVVVTPAPAPFVKEMNNAGQFYTNRVLKDWKEKDKVHAEWCKAWVQTLTDLQQYIKQHHTTGLVWAKSGSAPAGIPPPPPPCMPSIGDVAPIGIGDDRSALFAEINQGEAITKNLKKVTSDMQTHKNPSLRTGPAPFKAPVVGNAIPTKIVPPANAPIDKPPVFTKDGKKWLIEYHKGNKDLLVENVEMNNVIYMFRCQDSTLVVKGKVNSVVMDSCRKSSVVFDSLVSSIEFVNCQSVQMQVLGKVPTISIDKTDGCQMYLSSESMEVELISSKSSEMNVMVPKGNGDYVEYPVPEQFKTTVSPKGLSTIAVDSLG